TCCTCGGGGAAGCCCCGCCAAAGGGCCACAGAGCCTAGGCCCTCGTGGAGGAAGACCCAAAGGGGTCCCGGGGCCTCGGGATTAACCCAGGCGTACTCGATGGTGTGACGGTATTCGGACCAGGTCACTTCCAAAAAGGGCATTCCCTTCCCCTCCTTCAAGCGGGGGCTACGCCGACCGTGCGCCCCCCATCCACGAAGAGCACCTGCCCGGTGATGAAGCGGGACTCGTCCGAGACCAGGAAAAGCGCCGCGTAGGCCACCTCTATGGGCTCCCCCACCCGCCCCAAAGGCGTGGCCTGGATGGCCTTCTCCCGCACCTTCTCCGGCACCTTGGCCGTCATCCGCGTCTCAATAAACCCCGGCGCCAACGCGTTCACCCGGATCCCGTACCGCCCCAGCTCCAACGCTAGGGTCCGCGTAAGCCCCACCACCCCCGCCTTGGAAGCCGCGTAGTTCGCCTGCCCCAGGTTCCCCAGGTACACCCGGCTTGCGGTAAGCACGATGCTCCCAGGGTTCCTCTCCCGCATGGCCGCGCTGGCCGCCCTGGCCACCAGGAAGCTCCCCGTAAGGTTCACCCGGAGCACCGCCTCCCAGTCCTCCAGGGGCATCTTCCAGTGGAAGTTGTCCCGGGTGATCCCCGCGTAGTGCACCACCCCGTCCAAACCCCCCAAAGCCTCCAGGGCCTTCCCGAACCCCTCCTCCACCGAGCG
This genomic stretch from Thermus oshimai DSM 12092 harbors:
- a CDS encoding SDR family oxidoreductase; translation: GAAHGIGRATLELFAKEGARLVACDLEEGPLREAAEGVGALAIPMDVADPRSVEEGFGKALEALGGLDGVVHYAGITRDNFHWKMPLEDWEAVLRVNLTGSFLVARAASAAMRERNPGSIVLTASRVYLGNLGQANYAASKAGVVGLTRTLALELGRYGIRVNALAPGFIETRMTAKVPEKVREKAIQATPLGRVGEPIEVAYAALFLVSDESRFITGQVLFVDGGRTVGVAPA